The Vanessa atalanta chromosome 6, ilVanAtal1.2, whole genome shotgun sequence region ACAATATACACAAACTAAAGGGATGCAAGCATACTTTGAGGTAACTACTTGATTAATAAACTgacaattattaagataaaagaatagaaaacaagaaaaaagataattaattaattttatattctagatATGTATGAATGAACGTGAAGGCAAAGGAGTGAGCGGTGTGGACGCAGCTGGCAATGCATTTGCTGTCTTCGATAACCAATGGATAAGCTATGATACGCCTAACACTGTTTTAGAAAAGGTACATATGTTAAAATCATCAAATTTTCTTTGAGCTATCTTCTTGAGGTTTCGGAAATTTAATCACGATGCTCCAGTGCAAGGTCGTGGATTTCAAATACTTgaggtttattaaaaatatattttgtcgttTAGATGAAGTTTATCACAAGTACTGGATTAGCCGGCGCCGCTGCCTGGGCTATTGATATGGATGATTTCCGCGGCCTGTGTGGATCGCCTTTCCCAATCTTAAGTGCTATATCTACTAGCTTGaatggtaatttatttttattttattaatctaataaataagagatattgaaaaaaaattaatattaaaaaatattactttctgatttgaaattatttgtagGTGAAGCAACATTCACTGATCAGTCCTCTCTTAAAATTGGATCATGTGAAACCACAAATCCTTACTTGGCCTCCGACGAAGAATCCTGCGCACACTTCCATTTCTGTACAGGAGGGATCAGTTATAGAATGATTTGCGAAGATGAAAGGCTTTACGATCCTTCGACTGGTTTTTGTGGGTAAGATTACTTTGATTATATCAGTCagagaaatattatttgaatagtttATCTTAGGTATATTTTGCTAATTGCAAAGCTAACAGAAAGAGCTTGTGAGTTAAGCTGTAACTAGTAAAAGTATCTCCCTCTTTTGAAGAGAAGTTTtggcttattccatcacgctgctccaatgcggtttggtggatctACGTGTAGCAGAAttccattgaaataaaacacacgCAGgatttctcacgatgtttttctttaccgctaggcacgagataaattacaaacacaaataagcacacaaaaatataacttacaaaCTGGCTGACTCTGTAGTTTTGCAAGTAGCAAATAGAGAgaccatttttattttccatattatattgtacattttCTCTAacctgttaaattttttttagaagattaattttataaaggttGAAACCTTTTTcgattatcttatatttttgttttgttgacaatatatttttatgttgagtTATATCAAAAAtgtgcaaaaataaaattaattttattacagtcaCCAAGATGTCGGCAAATGTATTCCCGGGCAAAGTCTTAGAATTAGTGTCGAAGAGGCTACTCGTTTCTTGGCTCAAGCATATGAAACTGATTTtgaggtaattattattatagttagatgaatacatttatataaatacattttttaataaagaataaagttataaatttgataatcTAATTTCGAGGTTTAGGTTTTGCCGCTAATGTGATTTCGAATTTTGAATGTAATTATCTCGCACGGCCAAGGTTAGCTCTCGgaagttatacatatatttttaccagtactcaaatataaaatgtttcttttacaGTGGAATAGTGGAACCCACAAGGAGATTCAAAGTATGGAATCTGATCGTCTAGTTAATTCTTATCATGCAGAAAAtagaaaaggtatttttttgaaaatattttttatttcatattatattaaccgAAACCGCGGAGAGTAATAAagtatgtaaaatatgtatttgtaattttccTTTCATAAACTAAACCCCAAAGTTGATACTaacaaataagatattaaattcgTAAAGGCGTCTCAGATTTCATGGGTGAAAAGCCTTAATTATCTAGATGaaaacaacaacgacaacaaaaACTTGATGAGAAAATCGACCTATATAAAAATCtctaattactattttttaatttatttatattttgtaatgttgttACTCCATATTCGtgtaaatatacaaacttatatatatatagtatataacttttttttcagGAAATGATAATGAAAAGCGCGTAGTCTGCTACATGACCAGCTGGGCTTTCTATAGAAGAGGCGATGGCAAATTTGTCCCGGAACATATAGATACTAGACTGTGCACTCACATTGTATATGCGTATGCCTCTTTATCACACGACGAACTTATTGCTAAAGAGTTTGATCCTTGGGCTGACATCACTAATAGTAAGTGATACTAAAGTACCTACGATTTAATCCacgtaataattgtaatatatctaCTTGTTTCTTTTACAATATTACGAGCACAATTACAACTCATTAGCTAAATACTAGTTTAGTACTTTTTAGTTTCATAACGTAATATACCGTCCTtctttataacatttgtataaaattgcgTTCATCACATCACTCTTTGCATTTTAGACCTCTACGAACGTGTCACTTCTCTGGGCGATGCTAAGGTCTTACTGGGTTTGGGTGGATGGACTGATTCCGCTGGAGACAAATACTCGCGTTTGGTGTCATCGCGAACCCTACGCGCAAGATTTACGGAGAGGATTGTTACTTTCCTACGAATGCATAACTTTAAAGGTCTACATTTAGACTGGAACTACCCAGTCTGTTGGCAGAGTAATTGCAAGAAAGGTGCTAAGTCGGATAAGGCAAACTTTGCAAAATTTGTTCAAGTATGCAAACATTTACCTACACATACTTACATATTAATTCATACTTGTATTGTTTGTAACCAAGtgcaatttattgtaattttataggaATTATCGAAAAGTTTACATGCTGCAAATATGGAATTGGGTGTCGCACTCTCCGGGTACAAGGAAGTTATTGAATCGGCTTATGATTTACCAGCCATATCTGCTGCTGCTGACTTCATGAGCACGATGACATATGATTATCATGGTGGATGGGAACGAAACACAGCTCATCACACGCCTTTGGTCCCGATGAAAAACGATGCTCTATCTTATTATTCTATAGtaagttataaacaaaacaaatatcaacCTTAATgttcacattatttatttttgttatacacAAACTGGACCACTATATCACAgtgtttgaaaaaaaagaatagaaaatatACCCCTTGAACCCCAGAAATTGAGGCCTGAATTGGCGTGGTTATTTACGCTCGAAGCCAGActgtcaaaaataataacttaaagtaGGCAAACCCGTAAATAAGTCTTTCCAGTGACACCAAAATAAAAGGCtcgtgtattatacatatgtttttagGTAGACATCCAAATGATCGATCCTCACTCACAACAAAATGAATATATCTGGCCTTATTCCCAATCTCAAAATTTACCCCTGATTTTgtgtatacaaattattatatttcgtagGAATATGCAGTAAAAGCTTTGATAAGTAGAGGAGCAGATCCTAAGAAGCTGCTACTTGGGCTCGCGTTCTATGGTCAGTCATACAGACTCGCCGATACGGAAGGAACAAGTGGACCAGGATCACCAGCTGCAGGTCCCGGAGAACCTGGAGAATTCACAAAACAACCTGGAATGCTAGCTTACTATGAAATCTGCTATAGaggtatttaaaaatcttattttcatatatttttttgtagtctCATTTTCTATGgataaagaaattgtatttaaaatttaatattgcatTTCTGATAACGTATTTCATTTTGTCCTAGTGAAAAATTTGCGGTGGAAGACAGGCCGTCAGGAGAAAGCAGGACCTTACACTTATTCAGACAACCAGTGGGTCGGATACGATGATCCAAAATCTATAACAGAAAAGGTACCGTTATCtataaattagtttgaaatcTTTCCAATAAAATCCTATTTACCTTTACTAAAAGTTACATTTACTTAAATTCCTTATGGTCTGTCGACACTTTACAGTTACGTAATATCATTCACCATACCTAATTCACCACAGGTCGAATGGGCAAAAAAGCAAGGATTAGGTGGTGTGACAGCATGGGCAATAGATTTGGATGACTTTAACAATCGGTGCTGCAACGAGCCATCGCCGCTGCTGCGTGCTGCAAGTCGTGCTTTGGGAAGATTAGTCCCTCCTCCGCCGACATCTGCTTGTGAAAGACCACCACAACCAGTCACACCAGCGCCACCGACAACTACACCTGCTGAATCGGACggtaaaatgaattatatttaaagtcttATGTCGtaatcgaatatatattttattttttaaaaatcatatgtatttactttatgcattttgttacttttaaataaaggaTCGATTgttggtggtggtgaccacggCAGTCATGTTAATCACGATCATCATACTTCTACAACCTGGCCTGGATGGAACCCCTCGACTACAACTCAGAGCACAATGCAAACTTGGTGGTCCCAGCCTACAACGACTCCTATGACGACTACTAAAAAACCTACTACAACTACTCGACGAACTACTACTAGCACAACCACAACTGAATCACCTCAAATGGAATCTGGTAAGTCGCAAACCTAACAAAGATacgacagaaaaaaatatacaggtaTATGTGTATGTCGTAACcgtttatattcaaattgtaattgacaaatatacatttagatGTTGAAGACTCACTGTGTGAGGTGGGTGAATACCGCGACGCGCCAGGTGACTGCGAAGCCTACCTACAGTGCGAGGCCGGGCATTGGCGGAAGCACCGCTGTGCACCCGGTCTTCACTGGTCCGCAAAAACTAAAAGGTGTGATTGGCCTAGCTTCGCTAAGTGCAcaggtaaaaaaatactttataactttCACTTCACTTGCTTATATATGTATCTCAATAGCTGcaattttttgatttaataaatgtttttatttacataacatctATAATAAAGTtgcatagtatttatttatatttatccgtTCATATGAGttcattaatcaaaaaatattttcatttcagcaACATCAAATAGTGAAGCAAGCACAGCGACCACTACATTGGCACCTATGACATCACGACCACCACCTAGACCTACTACCACTAGACGTACTACTACTACATCCACTACTACGACAACGACAACGACTACAACTACAACTGGCAGACCAACTACAGCTGCTATTCAcggtaactaaatattttatattactaacatatgtattattaaaagtatatgtagtatatatgtcttaaaaacaatatgattatattttcatagaCGGCGTGTCAGAAGGTCGACCATGTAACGGTCAAGAGTATCACGAGGTTGTGGGTGACTGTAACTCGTATTTGCACTGTGACGGCTCCGTGTGGCGCCTGCAGCACTGCGCGCCCGGCCTGCACTGGAGCGCCGCGCAGAAACACTGCGACTGGCCCAAATATGCTAAATGTAGTGgaagtaagaaattattatttgttcaaaaTAAGAGATGACTGTTTACAATTTATCttggaatttatttacggtGTTGAGATAATATGAACAatgaacatatataattattttctagttTTTACTGTATTTGCTTAATAAACTCAACCTATAATTTTCTATTACTTTAGGTTCAACTCCAAAAACAACTACGACAGCCCCGAGACCGTCTCGGCCGGCAACTAAACCAACAAGGCCACCGACAACAACATGTAAgttacttgaaaataatatatgttttcatATAAATGCCTCTTTATTCGATTTACGCTATCATAAATACCAACCtaagaaataattatgactGAAACTtctcgtttaatttaataataatataaggtgAGTTcgaaagaaaataacaaaatattctacGAAAAATTGTTCCACAAAGAACAAGCATCAAAATTTGTTGCACCCGATGACACAGGGTTAGTAGTTCTACGTAGGACAAATAGGACcctaaatagttaaaaattagCCATTTGTAGTAGTAGTGTAAGATAACATTtatgtaatgaatatatataaaatgtatattataataggtTTATTATGAAACTATCGACTTTATTGATGATAACAAACTTagggaattaaatattttttacactttggctatttaaatcaacatattaaattaatagtacgataaataataatagctgaaaaaaatatatataggctTGGAaacataattagttaataaatttttatattttgcagcAGCTGCAGTAGTTGATCGACCATCTGAAGACGGCCAATGTGGTCTGAATGAAATGCACGCTCCAGCATCAACTTGCGATTCATATTTACTGTGCGTTGGCGGACGCTGGCGCAAACAGCTGTGCCCGCCCGGCCTACACTGGGACAAGCGCACAAATCGCTGTGACTGGATCGAATTCGCTATGTGTGAAGGTACCTTTGATTACCTAATGAAagcaataagaaatattaaatgtattgatttataaatatatatactcaatttagtaaaaattaaaattataaaaatacattacttaaAGTTATCTCATgattaaaacgatattttatgtataattgtagCAAGGCAACCAGACAGAACTACCAGACCACCCTTCCAGAGTATATTTACTACGACATCTCGAAGACCACCAACTAGAAGAACAACTACAACAACAGCGAGACCTACTACTACTGTGACCCAAACCGGCCAGTATCAAATACCAAcagtaagtattaatttaagttCATATTCATATGTAAGATATGATGATTAGATTATTAAAAGATGAAAGTATTGTAGTTATGCTTTAGTTACTTAGATAGTTACTAATTATACTCTAGTAGAACGGGCTGTTCTGTAGCGATTCTGTCTCATCAAATTTCGTTAACAATATTTAAGTGTTTCGTTGTGATGAGGTAACAAACAGACCAACGTATCCCCATTTTCCGTTCTTTTCTTTGGCTACTTTTATGTCTAACACCTGACGATCTAAAACGTGAGCGACGTTGCGTCCGAAAACTAGTAACAAATAAGtctaaacgtaaacataaaattttatttttctatttttattattattatttttattcaatcacTTTCGATCAAGattaaattagaaacaaaaattttacaaattataaaatatattaatatgaaaggCTTTACTATCTAGGCCTATTCGATTTCCAAGAGAGCATAATAATgaacaattgtaaaattttgtatataagaacTATAAATTGTATAACCATGTTTCTATCCAGCGATGTGCAACTGGCACATATCACGCGCATCCTCGCTGCGAGAAGTTCTACGTGTGCGTAAATGGCGTGCTCGTTGCACAGAGCTGCGCGCCCGGTCTCGTATGGAACACACAAAATTCGCAATGTGACTTCCCTTCGAGAAACTCTTGCACTGACAGGCGACAAATAACTTCTGCCCCTGCGGAAATAAAACCTAGCGCTATGCTGCAAATTCCGGAAGAAAAACcaagtaagattattttttagattGTTAAGTTTTTAGTAATGTGTCATTATGAAAGCAATCTCTAACTAGTATATTAAAACGACATTATGTTCCTTTGTTTTCAGTGTTCTGTGAAAGTGGGCAATACGCCGCTGATCCTTTAGATTGCTCTCGATACTTACACTGCCTGTTTGGCAAATTCGAAGAGTTTTCATGTAGCGCTGGCTTGCACTGGAACCTGGTAACGTGTTCATATTTATCTCAATTAGTAGAATAACTAATTAATGAatgttatttatcaaatttgcaCAATGTTCTTTGTCTGCAAGTATATAATTagacaaaatatcaaaaataatagtatattatttaatttttaatattttgaatattcgaACAGGAGAAACAAATCTGCGACTGGCCAAGTAACGCTCATTGTAAAGTTCAGAAAGTAACAACGACGACTACAACTACAACTACAACGACAACAGAACCTACTGTAATAGATTCTGAGTCTGATAGTCCCGTACAGTCTAAACCAATTGTTGTTGATGTTGATTTAGTGGACCCTGCAACTAAACCAGAGCTATTAAACAGTAAGATTTTAATCTAtacatgatttaattttatttatattaagaatgaagccttaacatattttaagcacATAAAGCCATATAATAGtaactaaaacaaatttaatatttttattttagcacgCTATAAACTCGTATGTTACTATACAAATTGGTCGTGGTATCGACCAGGACTAGGAAAATTCAACCCAGAAGACATGGACCCGTCAATTTGCACTCACATTGTCTACGGATTTGCTGTTTTAGGAGAACAAGACGGCCTGATAACAGTACATGATCCCTGGTCTGACACAGAAAACCGTaagtaaaattcaataaaacctaGTACATATCATCGGTATAccgtctataaatatattattatttaatttacataggtTTCTACGAGCGTGTGGTGGACTATAAAAAGTACGGCGCTAAAGTGTCTTTAGCTATCGGCGGTTGGAAAGATTCTGCTGGTGATAAGTATTCCAAGTTAGTTAATGATCCTCAAGCACGCGCAAGATTTATCAGTCATACTGTGCAGTTTATAGAAAAATACGGATTTGATGGACTGGATTTGGACTGGGAGTATCCTAAGTGCTGGCAGGTATGTTGcagttatttgttataatatatttttattttcaataagtttaaaatttaaaaccataTTATTTTTAGGTGGATTGCTCTAAAGGTCCTGATTCTGATAAAGATGGCTTTGCTGATCTGGTTCGAGAACTATCTGCTGTTTTTAGACCAAAAGGGCTTCTTTTATCTTCTGCTGTATCACCCAGCAAGATGGTCATAGACGCTGGTTATGATGTACCAACCTTGGCGCATTATTTAGATTGGATCGCGGTGATGACTTATGATTATCATGGTCAGTGGGACAAGAAGACTGGTCATCTTGCTCCACTTTACTATCATCCAGATGATgacaatacttattttaatgctGTAAGTATAGTTTAATttcgatattaattaattttgtatatattcgtaggctttgtttatttttactgtttttttttaaagcttattatttatttttttcctttttatagaATTACACTATGCATTATTGGATGGAGAAAGGTGCACCTGCATCTAAGCTTGTTATGGGTATACCTCTGTACGGTCAAAGTTTCACAACATATTCACATTGGGATAATCGTGTTTCCAATGGACTCAACAAGCCAGCGATAGCAGGTGGCGAAGAAGGAGAATATACAAGAGCAAATGGATTCCTGGCTTATTATGAggtaccaaaaaaatattttatatcttttcacATCTACAATCTACATaacatcatttttataaattttgtttaactatgtatataaatcttctTTTACTTTCAGATATGTGATCGTATTAAAAATCGCAATTGGGTAGTAGTTAAAGACAAATATAACCGTATGGGTCCCTACGCTTATAAAGGCGACCAATGGGTATCGTTCGACGATGtcgatataattaaaagtaaagttaacTTTATCAAATCTCTTGGTTTGGGTGGCGGTATGGTTTGGGCGATTGATCTCGACGATTTCAAGAACAGGTTAGTAATGTTTCAAACAATATACCTAATTGTTTAAGTTCTTTaaacttgatatattttattctattaagaaaacttttattaagAAGGCGTATTAGTGATATTGacaaatgataatgataaaatattgtggagttagtatttattgatttccattcagtataagtaataattcacttattgtatttagtattctatgtaat contains the following coding sequences:
- the LOC125064685 gene encoding probable chitinase 10, producing the protein MGFKFILWCAVLCISVTASPRYPDESPFARSAIETIPDHDPIAPPIRSSVESIPLRNINEEGQGRLPLRDAVEKRPIPVADRDSLYKYLEDAKRTGADVEAIEEFKKYYGAASYLNNDSRTDERLEQGNANLQEMQQTVNDPSSRRLVVCYLESWAAYRAPPLAFTAGLVPRSCTHLHYAFAVLHPHTYEVISANEDYDIIKGGYRIATGLKRRISGLRVIISVGGEGMERLFSEMVQEPYRRNSFIDSALTFLQEHDFDGLDLHWVYAGDKDEKEKELLTTLLYELREKFSSYGYLLSTVLPPFRYQIEDGYDLSAVSGATDYTILQAWDMTHSKREDPPSKALQHSPLHRDPGAGGRDQRFDNIEFMVKYIIRHGMAADKLVLGIPLFGRSYTLAASTLPAPGAAIDGWGDEGQYTQTKGMQAYFEICMNEREGKGVSGVDAAGNAFAVFDNQWISYDTPNTVLEKMKFITSTGLAGAAAWAIDMDDFRGLCGSPFPILSAISTSLNGEATFTDQSSLKIGSCETTNPYLASDEESCAHFHFCTGGISYRMICEDERLYDPSTGFCGHQDVGKCIPGQSLRISVEEATRFLAQAYETDFEWNSGTHKEIQSMESDRLVNSYHAENRKGNDNEKRVVCYMTSWAFYRRGDGKFVPEHIDTRLCTHIVYAYASLSHDELIAKEFDPWADITNNLYERVTSLGDAKVLLGLGGWTDSAGDKYSRLVSSRTLRARFTERIVTFLRMHNFKGLHLDWNYPVCWQSNCKKGAKSDKANFAKFVQELSKSLHAANMELGVALSGYKEVIESAYDLPAISAAADFMSTMTYDYHGGWERNTAHHTPLVPMKNDALSYYSIEYAVKALISRGADPKKLLLGLAFYGQSYRLADTEGTSGPGSPAAGPGEPGEFTKQPGMLAYYEICYRVKNLRWKTGRQEKAGPYTYSDNQWVGYDDPKSITEKVEWAKKQGLGGVTAWAIDLDDFNNRCCNEPSPLLRAASRALGRLVPPPPTSACERPPQPVTPAPPTTTPAESDGSIVGGGDHGSHVNHDHHTSTTWPGWNPSTTTQSTMQTWWSQPTTTPMTTTKKPTTTTRRTTTSTTTTESPQMESDVEDSLCEVGEYRDAPGDCEAYLQCEAGHWRKHRCAPGLHWSAKTKRCDWPSFAKCTATSNSEASTATTTLAPMTSRPPPRPTTTRRTTTTSTTTTTTTTTTTTGRPTTAAIHDGVSEGRPCNGQEYHEVVGDCNSYLHCDGSVWRLQHCAPGLHWSAAQKHCDWPKYAKCSGSSTPKTTTTAPRPSRPATKPTRPPTTTSAAVVDRPSEDGQCGLNEMHAPASTCDSYLLCVGGRWRKQLCPPGLHWDKRTNRCDWIEFAMCEARQPDRTTRPPFQSIFTTTSRRPPTRRTTTTTARPTTTVTQTGQYQIPTRCATGTYHAHPRCEKFYVCVNGVLVAQSCAPGLVWNTQNSQCDFPSRNSCTDRRQITSAPAEIKPSAMLQIPEEKPMFCESGQYAADPLDCSRYLHCLFGKFEEFSCSAGLHWNLEKQICDWPSNAHCKVQKVTTTTTTTTTTTTEPTVIDSESDSPVQSKPIVVDVDLVDPATKPELLNTRYKLVCYYTNWSWYRPGLGKFNPEDMDPSICTHIVYGFAVLGEQDGLITVHDPWSDTENRFYERVVDYKKYGAKVSLAIGGWKDSAGDKYSKLVNDPQARARFISHTVQFIEKYGFDGLDLDWEYPKCWQVDCSKGPDSDKDGFADLVRELSAVFRPKGLLLSSAVSPSKMVIDAGYDVPTLAHYLDWIAVMTYDYHGQWDKKTGHLAPLYYHPDDDNTYFNANYTMHYWMEKGAPASKLVMGIPLYGQSFTTYSHWDNRVSNGLNKPAIAGGEEGEYTRANGFLAYYEICDRIKNRNWVVVKDKYNRMGPYAYKGDQWVSFDDVDIIKSKVNFIKSLGLGGGMVWAIDLDDFKNRCNQGKYPLLNAIKNSLLDSKVDPESVPLKPVDENSLDDDDFEDIEVKPAYNKPTVKPTHNKHTTSRPTTTTTTTKKPTTVAVVNDEVQEEYKIVCYYTNWAWYRPTAGKYTPSNIDPSLCTHIVYAFAVLDSTKLVMKPHDNWLDVENKFYEKVVALKSHGVKVVLGLGGWNDSAGDKYSRLVNNPSARRKFIVQAIDFIRQHGFDGLDLDWEYPRCWQVECEKGPSSDKQGFAALVKELRAAFEPRGLLLSAAVSASKRVIDLAYDIPVLAKNLDWISLMTYDFHGQWDGKTGHIAPMYAHEADDDKTFNTNFTVNYWINKGTPRNKLVMGVPFYGQSFSLVENSGNGLGAPTYAGGEAGDETRARGFLSFYEICERVRVQGWQVVRDPGGRMGPYATLNDQWVSFDDDFMVRHKAEYVRAMGLGGNMAWALDLDDFTGRHCGCGQSPLLANINHVLRGKEAPPHCAFEEIQSTPTAVATTTDEPIAPPTGSLSDVEIVNDGSSLEGKTCSGVVFKEDQTDCAKYYLCINEQYIQLTCPAPLVWNQNHCDFPNKSKCKSKNSLKIKDNSNEVDYEFKPIIACYFTNWAYYRQGNGSFGPEQIEPSLCSHIIYSWAHLDGDSNTVVAGNPELDISNDFYGKITELKFKGVKIILGVGGIENSMDEKWSQMAASQDKRKIFGSSLLKFIQKWRFDGVQIAWQYPVCKEAPCTGKDTTEKDHFSILLVELSKILRPHNLEFSAIVAPNPEVAAVAYDPSVLSATLDWIAIAANDYYETDSKRTAYLLPLMNNEPHNLDSLAAIISFWSSIVPVNQLVMGVPAYGRSYTLRSELSTGVGAPIAGPGMPGPYTRIPGFLAYNEICAQTESTSWDVMTNEKGTYAVSGSRWVSYMRPQDAMAATTALRLEGARGAALWALDLDDWRGACSCPPRALLTALRQGLLEPKSQNLMC